AACAGAGAAACAACAGAGCGCGCCGGGGCCGGATGCCGTGGCGCGCTCTTTCTGTTGTCTCTCTGTTGTCTTTCTGTTGTCTCTCTGTTGTCTCTCTATGACGCGTACGCGTCCGTCGGCGGACACGCACAGACCAGGTTCCGATCGCCCCACGCGTTATCCACGCGGCCGACGCTCGGCCAGAACTTGTGCGTCCGCACCCACGGCAGCGGGAACGCCGCCGTCTCGCGCGAGTAGGCGTGCGTCCACGCGTCGGCCGTGCAGGCCTCCATCGTGTGCGGCGCGTTCACCAGTGGATTGTCGCCGCGCGGCAGCGCGCCGGACTCCACGAGCGCAATCTCGGCGCGGATGGCCAGCAGGGCATCCACGAAGCGGTCCAGCTCGGCCTTCGGCTCGCTCTCCGTCGGCTCGATCATCATCGTGTCGTGCACCGGGAACGAGATCGTCGGGGCGTGGAAGCCGTAATCCATCAGGCGCTTGCCGATGTCCCCGGCGTCGACCCCCGCCGTCGCCTTGAAGGCGCGTGGATCCACGATGCACTCGTGCGCGATCGTCCCGTTCTTGCCCTTGTAGAGCACGGGATACTCGGCGTCGAGTCGCTTGGCCACGTAGTTCGCGTTGAGGATCGCGATCTTGGTGCTCTTGGTGAGCCCCTCGGCCCCGAGCAGCATGATGTACATCATCGAGATCGGCACCACGCTGGCGCTTCCCCACGGGGCGGCCGCCACCGCGCCGATCGCCTGCGCACCGCCCGTCTTCACCGCCACGTGTCCCGGCAGGAACGGCGCGAGGTGCTTGGCGACGCCGATCGGGCCGACGCCCGGGCCGCCGCCGCCGTGCGGAATGGCGAACGTCTTGTGCAGGTTCAGGTGGCAGACGTCCGCGCCGATGTCACCCGGCCGGCACAGGCCGACCATCGCGTTCATGTTGGCGCCGTCCAGGTAGACCTGGCCGCCGTGCTGGTGAATCACCTTGGTGATCTCGGTGATCGCCTCCTCGAACACGCCGTGCGTCGACGGATACGTCACCATCAGCGCCGCCAGGTTGGCGGCGTGCTGCGCCGCCCTGGCCTTGAGGTCGTCCACGTCGATGTTGCCGTTCGGGTCGGTCTTCACCACGACCACCTCCATCCCCGCCATCACCGCGCTGGCCGGGTTGGTGCCGTGCGCCGACTGCGGAATGAGGCAGATGTTGCGGTGTCCCTCGCCGCGTGACGCATGGTAGGCGCGGATCACCAGCAGCCCCGAGTACTCGCCCTGCGAGCCGGCGTTCGGCTGCAGCGAGACGGCGTGGAAGCCCGTGATCTCGGCGAGCGCCCCCTCCAGCTTGTCGAACAGCGCGCGATACCCCTGCGCCTGCTCCACCGGCACGAACGGATGGATGTTGCCGATCTCGGGCCACGTCACCGGGAACATCTCGGCCGCCGCATTCAGCTTCATCGTGCACGAGCCGAGCGAGATCATCGAGTGCACCAGCGACAGGTCCTTCGCCTCGAGCGAGCGCACGTAGCGCTGGAAGCCCGTCTCGGAGTGGTGCGTGTTGAAGATCGGGTGCGTCAGGAAGTCGCTGGTGCGGGCAAACCGTTCGTCGAAGCGCGCGTCCACCGCGGGCTGCGCCGCGCCCTTGCCGCCGAATGCCGACAGCAGGTCGCTGACGTCTTCCACGGTGGTCGTCTCGCCCATCGACACGCCGATGGTGCCGTCGGCGAAGTAGCGCAGGTTGAGGCGCCGGGCCTCGGCCGCCGCCTTCACGGCGGCCGCCCCGCCCTTGGGCGCGACGTGCACGGTGTCGAAGAAGACATCGTGCAGCACGACGTGTCCCAGCGCCCGCACGCCCGCGGCGAACGTCTCGGTGCGATGGTGCACGCGCTGCGCGATGCGGCGCAGGCCGTGCGGCCCGTGCCAGACGGCGTACATGCCGCTCATCACGGCCAGCAGCACCTGCGCCGTGCAGATGTTGCTCGTCGCCTTCTCGCGACGGATGTGCTGTTCGCGGGTGCCGAGCGCCATGCGCATCGCCGGCTGTCCATTGCTGTCGCGCGAAACGCCAATGATGCGTCCCGGCATCAGCCGCTTGAATTCGTCGCGCGTCGTGAGGAAGCCCGCGTGCGGGCCGCCGTAGCCGTACGGCACGCCGAAGCGCTGCGCGTTCCCGACGCAGATGTCCGCGCCCCACTCGCCCGGCGGCGCGATGAGCGTGAGCGCGAGCAGGTCCGTGGCGGCCACGACCATCGCCCCCGCCCCGTGCACGCGCTCCACCAGCGCGCGGCAGTCCTCGATGACGCCGAAGGTGTTCGGATACTGGATGAGCACGCCGCACACGGTCGCGTCGAGCGTGAACGACGCCGCGGGCTGCACTTTCACCGTGATGCCGCGGGCGGCGCCGCGCGCCTTCACGACGTCGATCGTCTGCGGATGGCAGTCGTCCGCGACCAGGAAGACGTCGCGCCCCGACTTGCCGGCATGCACCATCTGCATCGCCTCGGCGGCGGCCGTGGCCTCGTCCAGCAGCGACGCGCTTGCCACCGGCAGGCCCGTGAGATCGATGACCGTCGTCTGGAAGTTCAGCAGCGCTTCGAGGCGCCCCTGGGCAATCTCGGCCTGGTACGGCGTGTACGCGGTGTACCAGCCCGGATTCTCGAGGATGTTGCGCTGAATCACGGCGGGGGTGTGCGTGGCGTAGTAGCCCTGACCGATGAAGGTGCGCCAGACCTGGTTGGGCGCGACGAGCGCCTTGAACGCGGCGAGCGCATCCTGTTCCGACATGGCGGCCGGCAGGTTCAGCGAACGGCCAAAGCGGATGTTGGCGGGAACGGTCGCGTCGATCAGCGCGTCGAGCGACGGATAGCCAAGGACCTGCAGCATGGCCTCAACGTCAGCGTCCGACGGGCCAAGGTGCCGGGGCGTGAAAACGTCCGGCTGCGGAATCGAAGTCGAAGTCACGGTACGCGCTTCTCCAGTGCGGCGCGCCTGCGGGCGCCCCCGACGCGGGTGCGGTGCGGCGCGCGACGTTCATAAAACTAACGAGCCGCTTGCTTCGTTGGGGCACCGCGATGGAAAGGGATTGCCCTAGCATTTGCAGGGGCGGCCCTCACAGCGCAAAACCGCTTCTATTTCCCCTGCACCACACCCCGCACCCCGCCCCCGCACCACACCCTGCTCCCTGCCCCCTGCACCCCGTAAGTTCATCTATCCACCTCACGGAGCCCACATTGTCTGCCCGACAGGAAGCCACTCGCGCCGGCATCAGCTTCGGCTCGGCCCTGGCAATTGCCATCTCGTGGAGCGTGAACAAGTCGATTCTCTGGGCCATGCTGCACGGCGTGCTGTCGTGGTTCTACGTGATCTACTACGCCATGACCCGCTGACGTGACGCGTTGGCAGCTGCTCGACACGGGAGCGCGCGACGGCGCCTGGAACATGGCGTGCGACGTCGCGCTGATGGACCGTGCCCGACGCCTCGGCGAAGCGGTCTTCCGCGTCTATGCGTGGCAGCGGCCCACCCTCTCGTTCGGACGACACGAGGCGGCCCGCCAGCACTATGATGCCGCGGCCATTTCAGCGGCCGGCGTGGACCTGGTGCGACGCCCCACCGGCGGGCGGGCGCTGCTGCATCATCACGAGGTCACGTACTCCATCACCGCGCCCCTCGACGAGCGTGTGCCGCTGACGGAAAGCGTCCGCCACTTCAATCAGCTGCTCCTTCGCGCGCTGCATCTGCTCGGCGTCCCCGCCGTTGAGGCGGCGGAACCGCGCGCCATGCGTCCGGAGGGGTCAGCCTGTTTTGCCGTGCCAAGTGCGGGGGAGCTGACGCTGCACGGCCGCAAGCTGGTCGGGAGCGCGCAAGTGCGGCGGGACGGCGCGCTTCTGCAGCACGGCTCGATTCTCCTGGACGATGATCAGGGCCGCATCGCCCGCTTTGCCGTCGGCCCCTATCTCCCGTCCGCCCCGGCGGCGTCGCTGCGCGACGCCCTCGGTGACCAGGCGTCGTACGACGCGGTTCGCGACGCCCTGTTCCGGGTGGTGGCCGCCGATGCCGGTGCCCGGTCGCCGGAGGAACTCGTCCTATCGCGGGAGGCCGCACTACCCGAGGCGGGGGCACTTGACGACGCTCTCGCGCAGTTTCGTGATCCCGAATGGACGTGGCGCCGCTGACCGTTAGCCTCTAACATTTCCCGTCGTGACCCCAAGCGTCGTGCGCCGACTCGCGTTGGTCCTGTTCACCGTCTCCGCGGTTGGCTGCCGCAGCCGCGACCTCGGACCAAGCGGCGGCGTGCTCGTGGTGTCCGCCGGCGCCGACGCCGAGACCCTCTTTCCGCCCCTCGCGGTGGGCAGCCAGGGCCGCGCCGTCACGGAACTCCTCTACGACAAGCTCGCCGACATTGGCCCGTCGCTGAACACCATCGGCGACGCCGGATTCGTGCCGAAGCTCGCGAAGTCGTGGGAGTGGTCGGCCGATTCGCTGACCATCACGTTCCACCTCGATGAACGCGCCCGCTGGCATGACGGACGTCCCGTCACGGCGGCGGACGTGCAGTACGCCTTTCGCGTCTGGACGGACAGCGCCGTGGGCGCCGTGCAGCGCGTCGCCCTCGCGAGCGTCGATACCATCGCCGCTCCCGATCCGCGCACCGCGCGCGTGCACTTTCGCGAACGCACGCCCGAGCAATTCTACGCCTTCGTCTACACGCTGATTCCGCTCCCGGCGCACCGCCTCTCGGCGATCGCCGACACGGCGCTGCACGATGCGCCCGAGGTGCGTGCCCCGGTGGGCAGCGGACCCTTCCGCTTCGTCTCGTGGACGCCGCGCGCCCGCCTCGAGCTGGCGGCGAACCGCGCCTACTACGGCGGCAGCCCGCGCCTCGATGGCGTCGTCTTCGTCGTCGCCGCGCAGGGCGCGACGGTCGCCGCGCGCCTCTTCGCCGGCGAGGCGGATTTCCTCGAGCAGCTCGCGCCGCCGGATTTCGCGCAACTGCCGGCCGACGGACAGGTGCGCGCCCGCGCCTACGGCGGCTTCGACTACTCCTTCGTGCAGTTCAACCTCCGCGATGCGCGCGCGGGCGATCTGCCGCATGCGCTCTTTGGCGACGTGGCCCTGCGCCGCGCGCTCACCATGGCGGTCAATCGCACGGCGATCGTGCGCAGCGTCTTCGATACCCTCGCGCACCCCGCCATCGGCCCGTTCTCGCGCACCCAGTGGACGGCCGATACCACGCTGCGCGGCATTCCGTTCGACCGCGCCGCCGCGACGCAGCTGCTCGACTCGCTGGGTTGGCGCGACCTGAACGGCGATGGCGTGCGCGAGCGCGGCGGCCGGACGCTCGCCTTCTCACTGCTCGTGCCGGCGTCCAGCCGCACGCGCCAGGCGGCCGCCGTGCTCCTGCAGGCGCAGCTCAAGGCCGTCGGCGCGGCCGTGACCATCGAGCAGGCCGACTTCAACGCCTTCCTCGACCGCGCGCACCGCGGCGCCTTCGACGCGCTCGTGGGTGGGGTCCGCACGAGTCCGAGTCCGCGCGGCGTGCGCGACCTGTGGGGCACGCCCGGCCCGGCGCGTGGCGGCCAGAACTGGGGGCGGTGGAGCAACGCGACCTTCGACGCGCAGGTGGACAGTGCGCTCGCCGCCACCAGCACCGCCGCCGTGCGCGCCCACTTTCGCGCGGCCTACCAGGCCGCCATCGATGACGCGCCGGCCATCTGGCTCTATGAGCCGCGCCTCTTCGCCGGACTGCATCGCCGGCTGACCGTCGGCCCGCTGCGCCCCGACGCCTGGTGGTCGGGCGTCGCGAGCTGGTCCATCGATCCGGCGCAGCGGCTCCCGCGCGACCGACGCGCCGCCGGCACACCCTGAGGCGTGGCGCGCCGCCTCGCCCTTCGAGTGCTGCAGGCCGCCGCCGTCTGTGCGGTGGTCGCGACGTCGGTCTTTGTGCTGCTCCAGTTCGCGCCCGGTGATCCCTTCGCCACGGCGCTCGATGGCGCCGATGTCCCGCCCACCGTGCGGGCCGAATGGCGTGCCCGGTATGGCTTCGACCTGCCGCCCGGCGAACGGTTCGTTCGCTGGACGGGCGCGCTCGTGCAGGGTGAGCTCGGCTACTCCGCGTCGCTGCACCGGCCCGTCGCCGCCGTCGTGGCCGACGCCGTGCCGCGCACCCTCCTGTTGATCGGCACCGCACTCGTCGTCGGATTCGCCGCCGGTGTCTGGATTGCGCTGGTGCAAACGCGCCACCATCGCCGCTGGCAGGACCATCTGCTCGGCGCGCTCACGCTGGCCGGGGTGGCGCTCCCCGAGTTTCTGCTCGCCCTGCTCGCCATGACGTGGCTGGGCGCTCGCTGGCGCATCTTCCCGGTGGCCGGCATCGGCAGCCTCGGCGACGCGGCGGCATGGCCGCTCTGGGAACGCTTCATCGACCTACTCTGGCACCTGGCGCTCCCCGCGGCCGTGCTCGCCCTCGCCGTCGCGTCGCGCGTCGCCCGTCATCAGCGTGCCGCACTGCTCGGCGTGATGCGAGAGGACTACATCCGCACGGCGCGCGCCAAGGGGCTCGGCGAATGGGACGTCCTGCGCCGTCACGCCCTCCCCAACGCCATCGGCCCCGTCATCGCCCTCCTCGGACTCGCCCTGCCCTCGCTCGTCGGCGGGGCCGTGCTCATTGAACGCATCTTCGGCTGGCCGGGCATGGGGCTCACGCTCTTCGATGCCCTCCTCGCGCGCGACTATCCGCTGGTGCTCGCCGTCGTGCTGCTGGCCACGCTCGTCGCCATCGTGGCGCGGACGCTCACCGATGTGATCGCCGACCTCGTCGCGCCGCGGCGCGCGCCGGAGCGCTAGTGGCGTCGCCCACCTGGGAGCGATTGCACGGCGACCGCGTGGCGCGGGTCGCGGGCGGCGTGCTGACGGCCGTCACCCTGGCCGCGCTGTTCGCCCCGTGGCTCGCGCCGTACGATCCCACCGCCCAGCCTGATCCGGTCGCGCTTCGCCTCGTCGCGCCATCGTGGTCGCACCCGTTCGGCACCGATCCGTACTCGCGCGACGTGCTCAGCCGCATCCTGCACGGCGCGCGCATCTCGCTCGGTGTCGCCGCCGGGGCGATGTTGCTCTCGGTCACGCTCGGCACCGCCCTTGGCGCCATGGCCGCGGTGCTCGGCGGATGGGTGGACACGGTCGTGGCGGGACTCGTGGACGTGCTGATCGCGATGCCGCGCCTGCTCGTCGTGATCGCCCTCGTCGCGACCTTCGGGACGCTCTCTCCGTGGTGGCTGGTGCTGCTGATTGGCGGCAGCGGATGGCTGACCACCGCGCGCATCGTGCGGGCCGAGTTCCGCGACCATCTGCAGCGGGAGTACGTGCTGGCGGCGTGCGCCCTGGGCGCGTCATCGTGGCGCGTCGTCTGGCGTCACCTGCTGCCGGCGGTCGCACCGCAGCTCGCGGTCGCCGCCGCGCTCGCCCTCGCTGCCGTCATCCCGCTCGAGGCGGCGCTGAGCTTCGTCGGGCTCGGCATCCAGCCGCCGCTCCCCAGCTGGGGCAACATCCTGCTCGACGGCACCGACTTCCTGACGCGCGCGTGGTGGCTCGTGATCTTCCCGGTGGGCGCCATCACGCTCACGGTCGGTTCGGCGCTGGTGCTCGCCGACCGGCTCCGCGTCGCCATCGCCGGCGAGGAGCGTGCGCGGTGAGCGCGCTGCTGACGGTCGAGGGCCTGCACATCGACGCCTCGAGCGCCCGCGAGCACGCGCCGGTTCCGATCCTGCGCGACGTCACATTCTCGCTGCGACCCGGCGAGACGGTCGGCCTGCTCGGCGCGAGCGGCAGCGGCAAGACGACGCTCGCCCTCGCGCTGATGGCCCTGCTGCCCGATGCCCTGACGGCACGCGGTCGCGTCTACTTCGAGGGCCACGAACTGCTGACGGCGTCGCGCGGCGCACGCCGCACGCTGCGCAGCCGCCGCGTCTCGATGGTCTTCCAGGAACCGCTCTCGGCGCTGAATCCGCGCCAGCGCATTGGCCCCCAGGTGGCCGAGGTGGCGCTCGCGCACGGGGAGCGGGATGCGTCGCGGGCCCGGCGGGCGGCCCTGGCGATGCTCGATCGCGTCGGCCTTGCCGACGCCCATCAGTGTGCGCAACGCTACCCGCACGAGCTCTCGGGCGGCGAACGGCAGCGCGTCCTGCTCGCCCTGGCGCTCCTGCTCGATCCGGCCTTGCTCATCGCCGACGAACCGACCTCGGCGCTCGACGTGACGGTGCAGGCGCAGGTGCTGCAACTCCTGCGCGCGCAGCAGCGCGAGCGCGGAATGGCGCTGCTGCTCGTCAGCCACGACCTCGGCGTCATCGCCACCGCCTGCGAGCGGACGCTGGTGCTGCACGAGGGTCGCCTCGTCGAGGATGCGCCGACGCGGCAGCTGCTCGGCTCACCCGAGCACGCCCAGACGCGCGCGCTCGTGAATGCCGTGCGGCCCGCGGGAGCGCACCGATGAGCGCGCTGCTCGAGGTGCGCGACCTCGTGGTCGAGTACGCCGCACGCGGATCTCGCGCGCGCGCCGTGGATGGCGTCTCGCTCGACGTCGAGCGCGGCGAAACTCTCGCCCTCGTGGGCGAATCGGGGAGCGGCAAGACAAGCCTGGTCCGTGCCATTGTGCGCCTTGTTCCCGCCGTCGGACACGTGCGCTTCGATGGCGCGGATGTGTTGTCCCTCGCGCCGAGGGAACTCGCGGCATTCCGCCGGCGCGCGCAGATCGTCTTCCAGGATCCCAAGGCATCCCTTGATCCGCGCATGCGCGTGGGCGACATCGTGCGCGAGGGCATCGACATTCATCGCCTGGCGCCGCGCGACGCGGCGGACCTCCGCGTCGCCCGCCTGCTCGGAGAGGTCGGGCTCTCCGCTGCCGATGCCACCCGATATCCGCATGAGTTCTCGGGCGGTGAGCGCCAACGCATCGCCATCGCCCGTGCGCTCGCCGTGGAGCCGGAGTTCCTCGTCCTCGACGAGGCGGTCTCCGCGCTCGACGTTCTCGTGCGTGCCCAGGTGCTCGACCTCCTGGCGCGGCTGCAGGCCGGACGGGCGCTGACCTACCTGTTCATCGCGCACGACCTCGCGGTCGTCGAACGCATCGCCACGCGCGTCGCGGTCATGCAACGGGGACGCCTGGTCGAGGTCGCGCCCACGGCCGCGCTGTTCGCTGCCCCATCGTCGAGCGCCGCGCAGGCGCTCCTCGCCGCCATCCCGCGCATTCCCTGGTAGCCGCGCACCACCGCGCCGGCCATCACTGCCCAGCAAAAAAGCGAAACGGCGGCCCGAAGGCCGCCGTTCGCATCTGCCATCCGCCATCAGCCATCCGCCATCAACGATCAGCCCTCAGCCTGCGTCGCCTACTTCACCCCGTGCATTAGCTTC
This region of Gemmatimonadaceae bacterium genomic DNA includes:
- a CDS encoding ABC transporter permease, whose protein sequence is MARRLALRVLQAAAVCAVVATSVFVLLQFAPGDPFATALDGADVPPTVRAEWRARYGFDLPPGERFVRWTGALVQGELGYSASLHRPVAAVVADAVPRTLLLIGTALVVGFAAGVWIALVQTRHHRRWQDHLLGALTLAGVALPEFLLALLAMTWLGARWRIFPVAGIGSLGDAAAWPLWERFIDLLWHLALPAAVLALAVASRVARHQRAALLGVMREDYIRTARAKGLGEWDVLRRHALPNAIGPVIALLGLALPSLVGGAVLIERIFGWPGMGLTLFDALLARDYPLVLAVVLLATLVAIVARTLTDVIADLVAPRRAPER
- a CDS encoding peptide ABC transporter substrate-binding protein; the protein is MTPSVVRRLALVLFTVSAVGCRSRDLGPSGGVLVVSAGADAETLFPPLAVGSQGRAVTELLYDKLADIGPSLNTIGDAGFVPKLAKSWEWSADSLTITFHLDERARWHDGRPVTAADVQYAFRVWTDSAVGAVQRVALASVDTIAAPDPRTARVHFRERTPEQFYAFVYTLIPLPAHRLSAIADTALHDAPEVRAPVGSGPFRFVSWTPRARLELAANRAYYGGSPRLDGVVFVVAAQGATVAARLFAGEADFLEQLAPPDFAQLPADGQVRARAYGGFDYSFVQFNLRDARAGDLPHALFGDVALRRALTMAVNRTAIVRSVFDTLAHPAIGPFSRTQWTADTTLRGIPFDRAAATQLLDSLGWRDLNGDGVRERGGRTLAFSLLVPASSRTRQAAAVLLQAQLKAVGAAVTIEQADFNAFLDRAHRGAFDALVGGVRTSPSPRGVRDLWGTPGPARGGQNWGRWSNATFDAQVDSALAATSTAAVRAHFRAAYQAAIDDAPAIWLYEPRLFAGLHRRLTVGPLRPDAWWSGVASWSIDPAQRLPRDRRAAGTP
- the gcvP gene encoding aminomethyl-transferring glycine dehydrogenase, yielding MTSTSIPQPDVFTPRHLGPSDADVEAMLQVLGYPSLDALIDATVPANIRFGRSLNLPAAMSEQDALAAFKALVAPNQVWRTFIGQGYYATHTPAVIQRNILENPGWYTAYTPYQAEIAQGRLEALLNFQTTVIDLTGLPVASASLLDEATAAAEAMQMVHAGKSGRDVFLVADDCHPQTIDVVKARGAARGITVKVQPAASFTLDATVCGVLIQYPNTFGVIEDCRALVERVHGAGAMVVAATDLLALTLIAPPGEWGADICVGNAQRFGVPYGYGGPHAGFLTTRDEFKRLMPGRIIGVSRDSNGQPAMRMALGTREQHIRREKATSNICTAQVLLAVMSGMYAVWHGPHGLRRIAQRVHHRTETFAAGVRALGHVVLHDVFFDTVHVAPKGGAAAVKAAAEARRLNLRYFADGTIGVSMGETTTVEDVSDLLSAFGGKGAAQPAVDARFDERFARTSDFLTHPIFNTHHSETGFQRYVRSLEAKDLSLVHSMISLGSCTMKLNAAAEMFPVTWPEIGNIHPFVPVEQAQGYRALFDKLEGALAEITGFHAVSLQPNAGSQGEYSGLLVIRAYHASRGEGHRNICLIPQSAHGTNPASAVMAGMEVVVVKTDPNGNIDVDDLKARAAQHAANLAALMVTYPSTHGVFEEAITEITKVIHQHGGQVYLDGANMNAMVGLCRPGDIGADVCHLNLHKTFAIPHGGGGPGVGPIGVAKHLAPFLPGHVAVKTGGAQAIGAVAAAPWGSASVVPISMMYIMLLGAEGLTKSTKIAILNANYVAKRLDAEYPVLYKGKNGTIAHECIVDPRAFKATAGVDAGDIGKRLMDYGFHAPTISFPVHDTMMIEPTESEPKAELDRFVDALLAIRAEIALVESGALPRGDNPLVNAPHTMEACTADAWTHAYSRETAAFPLPWVRTHKFWPSVGRVDNAWGDRNLVCACPPTDAYAS
- a CDS encoding dipeptide/oligopeptide/nickel ABC transporter ATP-binding protein — translated: MSALLEVRDLVVEYAARGSRARAVDGVSLDVERGETLALVGESGSGKTSLVRAIVRLVPAVGHVRFDGADVLSLAPRELAAFRRRAQIVFQDPKASLDPRMRVGDIVREGIDIHRLAPRDAADLRVARLLGEVGLSAADATRYPHEFSGGERQRIAIARALAVEPEFLVLDEAVSALDVLVRAQVLDLLARLQAGRALTYLFIAHDLAVVERIATRVAVMQRGRLVEVAPTAALFAAPSSSAAQALLAAIPRIPW
- a CDS encoding ABC transporter permease, with protein sequence MASPTWERLHGDRVARVAGGVLTAVTLAALFAPWLAPYDPTAQPDPVALRLVAPSWSHPFGTDPYSRDVLSRILHGARISLGVAAGAMLLSVTLGTALGAMAAVLGGWVDTVVAGLVDVLIAMPRLLVVIALVATFGTLSPWWLVLLIGGSGWLTTARIVRAEFRDHLQREYVLAACALGASSWRVVWRHLLPAVAPQLAVAAALALAAVIPLEAALSFVGLGIQPPLPSWGNILLDGTDFLTRAWWLVIFPVGAITLTVGSALVLADRLRVAIAGEERAR
- a CDS encoding ABC transporter ATP-binding protein; protein product: MSALLTVEGLHIDASSAREHAPVPILRDVTFSLRPGETVGLLGASGSGKTTLALALMALLPDALTARGRVYFEGHELLTASRGARRTLRSRRVSMVFQEPLSALNPRQRIGPQVAEVALAHGERDASRARRAALAMLDRVGLADAHQCAQRYPHELSGGERQRVLLALALLLDPALLIADEPTSALDVTVQAQVLQLLRAQQRERGMALLLVSHDLGVIATACERTLVLHEGRLVEDAPTRQLLGSPEHAQTRALVNAVRPAGAHR